The proteins below come from a single Geobacillus thermoleovorans genomic window:
- a CDS encoding YebC/PmpR family DNA-binding transcriptional regulator: MAGHSKWKNIQRRKNAQDAKRGKLFMKLAKEIYVAAKSGGGDPASNPSLRLVIEKAKAANMPSENIERAIKKATGTQEHTNYEEIRYEGYGPGGVAVMVVCLTDNKNRTAANVRAAFSKNGGNLGETGCVSYLFERKGLLVIDREQHNVDEDELLLLAIEAGAEEMETTDESFEIYTAPESFETVKDELEQQGFTFASAEITMIPQTYTTLEGDDLKKMLKLIDTLEDDDDVQEVYHNLDESVLEE; encoded by the coding sequence ATGGCTGGACATTCGAAGTGGAAAAATATCCAACGGCGGAAAAATGCTCAAGATGCCAAACGCGGCAAACTGTTCATGAAACTGGCGAAGGAAATTTATGTGGCCGCCAAAAGCGGCGGAGGCGATCCAGCGTCCAATCCGAGCCTGCGCCTTGTCATTGAGAAGGCGAAAGCGGCCAACATGCCGAGCGAAAACATTGAACGGGCGATTAAAAAAGCAACTGGAACCCAAGAACATACCAACTATGAGGAAATTCGCTACGAAGGATATGGACCAGGCGGCGTTGCCGTCATGGTCGTTTGCCTGACGGATAATAAAAACCGCACCGCCGCCAACGTGCGTGCGGCGTTTTCGAAAAACGGCGGCAATTTAGGGGAAACGGGCTGCGTCTCCTATTTGTTCGAGCGCAAAGGGCTGCTCGTGATTGACCGCGAACAGCACAACGTTGATGAGGATGAATTGCTGCTGTTGGCCATTGAAGCGGGCGCCGAGGAGATGGAAACAACGGACGAATCGTTCGAAATTTATACAGCGCCCGAATCGTTTGAAACGGTGAAAGACGAGCTGGAACAGCAAGGATTCACGTTTGCCAGCGCGGAAATTACGATGATTCCGCAAACGTATACGACGCTTGAGGGCGACGATTTGAAAAAAATGCTGAAGTTGATCGATACGCTTGAAGATGATGATGACGTCCAAGAAGTGTACCATAATTTGGACGAATCGGTGCTTGAGGAGTAG
- a CDS encoding phosphotransferase codes for MARNNNQVKRDAAGRLFFLLDRQYRLVIQQVVALKPHVLAIAARQGMFVAKAYRFPVAAARHAWLLAVLRKTGFSAAPAPMPIGRGGVVEAGGCYWLLTEYVAGARPISFAAWADAADGLHLLERYHTITANIASSKQEAMGLPRAQLYDKWRRRYEEFCRHLPVVETIMDKEDILFTLRWADYCLSTCREHAPELTADSAAIIHGDVASHNFLRTTTGQMYLIDYDAAALASPGLDYCQYANRLLPYIGWSYSTLARFAPLRRWLEKRWFLHALLFPADVFREWRSAAARRRPLVFDRKRRERFVRRLYAMLQ; via the coding sequence ATGGCGAGGAACAATAACCAAGTGAAAAGAGACGCCGCCGGCCGTCTCTTTTTTCTTCTTGACCGCCAATATCGGCTTGTTATTCAACAAGTTGTGGCATTGAAACCGCATGTCTTAGCCATTGCCGCCCGGCAAGGAATGTTTGTCGCCAAAGCGTATCGCTTTCCTGTTGCGGCCGCGCGGCACGCCTGGCTTCTTGCCGTATTAAGGAAGACCGGTTTTTCCGCCGCGCCGGCCCCTATGCCGATCGGGCGCGGAGGAGTGGTTGAAGCCGGCGGATGCTATTGGCTGCTGACGGAATATGTAGCCGGAGCGCGTCCAATCTCGTTTGCCGCTTGGGCTGACGCCGCTGACGGACTTCATTTGCTCGAACGTTACCATACCATAACGGCAAACATCGCCAGCAGCAAGCAGGAGGCGATGGGGCTGCCGCGTGCGCAGCTGTATGACAAATGGCGGCGCCGCTATGAGGAGTTTTGCCGACATTTGCCTGTTGTTGAAACGATCATGGACAAAGAAGACATTTTATTTACGCTGCGCTGGGCGGATTACTGTCTATCAACGTGTCGCGAGCATGCTCCAGAGTTGACGGCGGATTCTGCTGCCATCATTCATGGTGATGTCGCCTCCCATAATTTTTTGCGCACCACAACCGGCCAGATGTACCTCATCGACTATGACGCGGCCGCTCTTGCCTCGCCCGGGCTTGACTATTGCCAATACGCCAATCGCCTCTTGCCGTATATCGGTTGGTCATATTCAACACTCGCCCGTTTCGCTCCGCTTCGCCGTTGGTTGGAAAAACGCTGGTTTTTGCATGCGCTCTTATTTCCGGCTGATGTGTTTCGCGAATGGCGGTCAGCCGCCGCGCGCCGCCGCCCTCTTGTGTTTGACCGCAAGCGGAGAGAACGGTTTGTCCGCCGCCTTTATGCTATGCTACAATGA
- a CDS encoding YhcN/YlaJ family sporulation lipoprotein, with translation MRYAVRWIGALSVAGLLASCTNYRANEEGAQRYHDAARPIGFYSTERGDDFRYGRYGTNALNYDNRYIWARRGPVTDYLTDGGRLGGPAATRFDTDVPALPPDVDFGDSDYNYHGHLHSLNVDPHPSYYRSYAGGLAEKLSRRAAAVNGVDDARAVVYGDQALIAIATDARHPKRLEKRVEQAVAPYADGKRVRVTSNPSMYHRIRTIDNALRRGTPINMEEIRRDLRTIFIDGTIQERPENTR, from the coding sequence TTGAGATACGCGGTCAGATGGATCGGCGCGTTGTCGGTCGCCGGATTGCTCGCCTCATGCACCAACTACCGGGCGAATGAGGAAGGGGCGCAGCGTTATCATGATGCGGCGAGACCGATCGGTTTTTACTCGACGGAGCGAGGCGACGATTTCCGCTATGGCCGATACGGGACGAATGCGCTCAATTATGACAACCGTTATATATGGGCGCGCCGCGGTCCGGTCACCGATTATTTGACGGACGGCGGCCGCCTCGGAGGACCAGCAGCGACCCGGTTTGACACGGACGTTCCGGCTCTTCCGCCCGACGTCGATTTCGGTGACAGTGATTACAACTACCATGGGCATTTGCACTCGCTAAACGTCGATCCGCACCCGTCGTACTACCGAAGCTATGCCGGCGGTTTGGCTGAGAAGCTCTCCCGCCGCGCCGCAGCGGTGAACGGAGTCGACGATGCCCGCGCGGTTGTGTATGGCGATCAGGCGCTCATCGCGATTGCCACAGACGCCCGCCATCCCAAGCGGCTTGAGAAGCGTGTCGAGCAAGCGGTCGCTCCGTACGCGGACGGCAAGCGGGTGCGCGTCACCTCGAATCCGAGCATGTACCACCGCATTCGCACGATTGACAACGCGCTTCGACGCGGGACTCCAATCAATATGGAAGAAATCCGCCGTGATTTGCGCACCATTTTTATCGATGGCACGATTCAAGAACGGCCGGAAAACACTCGGTGA
- the nadE gene encoding NAD(+) synthase: MQEKIDKLVQWLRDQVSSAGLNGAVVGISGGIDSAVVAHLIKRAFPDDSLGLIMPCKSNPKDMEDALKVVKSCGIRHLVIDLTEAHRTLFGAVEAELKAIGEWSEERARLGDANTRARLRMTTLYAVANNYGYLVVGTDNAAEWHTGYFTKYGDGGVDLVPLIHFTKGEVREMGRLLGVPEEIIKKAPSAGLWEGQTDESEMGTTYEMIDKYLKGEDIPERDRKIIERLHERSHHKRQLAIAPPKF, encoded by the coding sequence ATGCAAGAAAAAATTGACAAACTCGTGCAATGGTTGCGTGACCAAGTCTCATCAGCCGGTTTAAACGGGGCGGTCGTCGGCATCAGCGGCGGCATCGACTCGGCGGTTGTCGCCCATTTGATTAAGCGTGCCTTTCCGGACGATTCGCTGGGGCTGATCATGCCTTGCAAAAGCAATCCGAAAGATATGGAAGATGCGCTGAAAGTGGTGAAAAGCTGCGGCATCCGGCATTTGGTCATCGATTTGACCGAGGCGCACCGGACGTTGTTTGGCGCGGTCGAGGCCGAGCTGAAAGCCATCGGGGAATGGAGCGAAGAGCGCGCGCGCCTCGGCGATGCGAATACAAGGGCGCGTTTGCGCATGACGACGTTGTATGCGGTCGCCAACAATTACGGCTATCTCGTCGTCGGTACGGACAACGCCGCCGAATGGCATACGGGCTACTTTACGAAATACGGTGACGGTGGAGTCGATTTAGTGCCGCTCATTCACTTTACAAAAGGCGAAGTGCGCGAAATGGGCCGTCTGCTCGGCGTCCCGGAAGAAATTATCAAGAAAGCTCCAAGCGCCGGACTGTGGGAAGGGCAGACGGATGAAAGCGAAATGGGCACGACGTATGAAATGATCGATAAATATTTAAAAGGGGAAGATATTCCAGAACGCGATCGGAAAATTATTGAACGGCTTCATGAACGTTCGCATCATAAACGGCAGTTGGCGATTGCGCCGCCGAAGTTTTAG
- the nadB gene encoding L-aspartate oxidase: MSRQVKRKGRPRVKEGGVIIVGSGLAALTVAYHLSELDHVMIFTKKRCTDSNSWRAQGGVAAALAESDDWRAHFRDTMVAGCFHNDERMVERLVREGPRRLQEWINAGMAFDRDERGRFCFGLEGGHSHRRILHAGGDQTGKALVSFLLERLEGRVWMEEGEQVIDLLVEEGRCVGVKTKREDGSVSIWPASAVVLATGGCAGLYTFTSNAPTATGDGIAMAYRAGAAVADMEFIQFHPTMLVAGGKAVGLVSEAVRGEGAVLEAEDGRPLMDGVHPLRDLAPRDIVARAIAAELDRGGRVYLNISRVSHFRRRFPTIAALCEAYGVDLEAGRLPVAPGAHFLMGGVVVNEWGQTTVPGLYAVGEAACTGVHGANRLASNSLLEAIVFGFRAACAIRRQAAWPETVHRADSSSPRRLIVPRLPERALLREQLSTFVGIVRNGDRLREAVDWLEQFSLPDWLDGDLERLSAEEIETGYMLLVGWLVASSALGRTESRGGHYRSDFPRERPEWRGRRLVRTKEEWARLGAGR; encoded by the coding sequence ATGTCAAGACAGGTGAAAAGAAAGGGGCGTCCGAGAGTGAAGGAAGGTGGCGTGATTATCGTCGGAAGCGGGCTGGCGGCGTTAACGGTCGCGTATCATTTATCTGAGCTCGACCATGTGATGATATTCACGAAAAAACGTTGCACCGACAGCAATTCATGGCGGGCGCAAGGAGGGGTGGCCGCGGCGCTGGCAGAGAGCGACGATTGGCGCGCTCATTTCCGCGATACGATGGTCGCCGGCTGCTTTCATAACGATGAACGAATGGTCGAACGGCTCGTCCGCGAAGGGCCGAGGCGGCTGCAAGAATGGATCAACGCCGGCATGGCGTTTGATCGGGACGAACGCGGCCGGTTTTGTTTCGGCCTTGAAGGCGGGCATAGCCACCGCCGGATTTTGCACGCCGGCGGCGATCAAACGGGCAAAGCACTCGTTTCGTTTTTGCTTGAGCGGCTCGAGGGACGCGTATGGATGGAAGAAGGCGAGCAGGTGATTGATTTGCTTGTGGAAGAGGGGCGTTGCGTCGGGGTGAAAACGAAGCGGGAAGACGGTTCGGTGTCCATTTGGCCGGCGTCGGCCGTCGTGTTGGCGACCGGTGGATGCGCCGGATTGTATACGTTCACTTCCAATGCGCCGACGGCGACTGGCGACGGCATTGCCATGGCGTACCGCGCCGGTGCGGCGGTGGCGGATATGGAGTTTATCCAATTTCATCCGACGATGCTCGTTGCCGGCGGAAAAGCGGTCGGGCTCGTCTCGGAAGCGGTGCGCGGCGAAGGGGCGGTGCTTGAGGCGGAAGATGGAAGACCGCTGATGGACGGCGTCCATCCGCTTCGCGATCTCGCTCCGCGCGACATCGTCGCCCGAGCGATCGCGGCGGAACTCGATCGCGGCGGCCGCGTCTATTTGAATATTTCCCGCGTGTCCCACTTCCGCCGCCGCTTTCCGACGATCGCCGCGCTATGTGAGGCCTATGGCGTCGACCTTGAAGCCGGCCGCCTTCCTGTCGCGCCGGGCGCCCATTTTTTAATGGGCGGCGTTGTCGTCAACGAGTGGGGGCAGACGACGGTTCCGGGCTTGTACGCCGTCGGGGAAGCGGCGTGCACCGGTGTGCACGGCGCCAACCGGCTCGCGAGCAACTCGTTGCTTGAAGCGATCGTCTTTGGATTCCGTGCGGCCTGCGCCATCCGCCGTCAAGCGGCGTGGCCGGAAACGGTGCACCGAGCGGATTCATCCAGCCCGCGTCGTTTGATTGTACCACGGCTGCCAGAGCGGGCGTTGCTCCGCGAACAGCTGTCAACGTTTGTCGGCATCGTCCGCAACGGCGATCGGCTTCGCGAAGCGGTCGACTGGTTGGAACAGTTTTCGTTGCCGGATTGGCTGGATGGCGACCTTGAACGATTGTCGGCAGAGGAGATTGAAACAGGATATATGTTGCTAGTGGGCTGGCTTGTCGCTTCATCAGCGCTTGGGCGCACGGAAAGCCGCGGCGGCCATTACCGGAGCGATTTTCCGCGTGAACGCCCGGAGTGGCGGGGGCGGCGCCTCGTGCGGACGAAAGAAGAGTGGGCCCGCCTTGGGGCTGGGAGGTAA
- the nadA gene encoding quinolinate synthase NadA, with product MNVLEQLKRLDEMPKRYKTMERSELEARARAVKERFGRRLFIPGHHYQKDEVIQFADATGDSLQLAQLAAKNSEAEYIVFCGVHFMAETADILTSDDQTVILPDLRAGCSMADMADIFQVERAWAALIERFGETIVPLVYVNSTAAIKAFVGRHGGATVTSSNAKKMMAWAFSRNERIFFLPDQHLGRNTAYALGIRLDEMAVWDPHEETLQGADDLDKVKVILWKGHCSVHENFTVRQIEHIRRMKPGIHVIVHPECSWEVVQQADYAGSTKYIIETIRNAPPGTQWAIGTEMNLVNRLKHEHPDKEIVSLNPYMCPCLTMNRIDLPHFVWALESLEQGAIVNRITVPKDIAAEAKEALDRMLSLA from the coding sequence GTGAACGTCCTTGAACAGTTGAAACGGCTGGATGAGATGCCCAAACGGTATAAAACGATGGAACGAAGCGAGCTCGAAGCACGCGCCCGCGCGGTGAAAGAACGGTTCGGCCGGCGCCTTTTCATCCCGGGTCATCACTACCAAAAGGATGAGGTCATTCAGTTCGCCGATGCGACCGGCGATTCGCTTCAGCTTGCCCAGCTCGCGGCAAAGAACAGCGAAGCCGAATATATTGTGTTTTGCGGCGTCCATTTTATGGCGGAAACCGCCGATATTTTAACGAGCGACGACCAAACGGTCATTTTGCCGGACTTGCGCGCCGGCTGTTCAATGGCCGATATGGCCGATATTTTTCAAGTCGAGCGGGCATGGGCGGCGCTTATTGAGCGGTTTGGCGAGACGATCGTGCCGCTTGTGTACGTCAATTCGACCGCGGCGATTAAAGCGTTTGTCGGCCGCCATGGCGGAGCGACCGTCACCTCGTCGAACGCGAAAAAGATGATGGCTTGGGCGTTTTCACGGAATGAACGGATTTTCTTTTTGCCGGATCAGCATTTAGGGAGAAATACGGCCTATGCGCTCGGCATCCGTCTTGACGAGATGGCGGTGTGGGATCCGCATGAGGAGACGCTCCAAGGGGCGGACGATCTCGACAAGGTGAAAGTCATTCTTTGGAAAGGACATTGCTCCGTGCATGAAAACTTCACCGTGCGACAAATCGAGCATATTCGACGGATGAAGCCGGGAATCCATGTCATCGTCCATCCGGAATGCAGCTGGGAGGTCGTCCAGCAAGCAGACTACGCCGGTTCGACAAAATACATTATTGAAACGATCCGCAATGCTCCACCCGGCACCCAGTGGGCGATTGGAACGGAAATGAATTTGGTGAACCGGCTGAAGCATGAACATCCAGACAAAGAAATTGTTTCTCTCAATCCATATATGTGCCCGTGTTTAACGATGAATCGAATTGATTTGCCGCATTTCGTCTGGGCGCTCGAATCGCTTGAGCAAGGAGCGATCGTCAATCGCATCACCGTTCCGAAAGACATCGCCGCAGAGGCAAAAGAGGCGCTCGACCGCATGCTTTCGCTTGCCTAG
- the nadC gene encoding carboxylating nicotinate-nucleotide diphosphorylase, translating into MNRLKLEQLLRQFFLEDIGDGDVTSETIFPAHERASGMFMAKADGVVAGVGIIAAGYQLLDPRVEVTIMKQDGERVQAGETIAVASGPVGPLLSGERVILNLLQRLSGIATVTRQAVDLLGNSSTRICDTRKTTPGLRMLEKYAVTCGGGYNHRFGLYDGVMIKDNHIAFCGSIARAVKTVRERLGHMVKIEVETETEDEVLEAVEAGVDVIMFDNRTPDEVRAFVRLVPKPIITEASGGITLANVAAYGATGVDYISLGCLTHSAPVLDMSFNLR; encoded by the coding sequence ATGAACCGGTTGAAGCTCGAACAACTGTTGCGACAGTTTTTTCTTGAAGATATTGGCGACGGCGATGTGACGAGCGAGACGATTTTTCCGGCTCATGAACGGGCATCAGGCATGTTTATGGCCAAAGCGGACGGGGTGGTGGCCGGCGTCGGCATTATTGCGGCGGGCTATCAGCTGCTGGATCCGCGCGTCGAAGTAACCATCATGAAACAGGACGGCGAACGGGTCCAAGCCGGCGAAACGATCGCCGTCGCATCCGGACCGGTCGGGCCGCTGTTGTCCGGTGAGCGCGTCATTTTAAACTTGCTGCAGCGGTTAAGCGGCATTGCCACCGTGACGCGACAGGCCGTTGACTTGCTTGGCAATAGCTCCACACGCATTTGCGACACGCGGAAAACGACGCCGGGGCTGCGCATGCTTGAAAAATATGCCGTCACATGCGGCGGCGGCTACAATCACCGCTTTGGCTTGTACGACGGTGTCATGATTAAAGACAACCATATCGCCTTTTGCGGATCGATCGCCCGCGCCGTCAAAACGGTGCGGGAGCGGCTTGGGCATATGGTGAAAATCGAAGTAGAGACCGAAACGGAAGACGAAGTGCTCGAGGCGGTCGAGGCCGGGGTGGATGTCATTATGTTTGACAACCGGACGCCGGATGAGGTGCGGGCGTTCGTCCGGCTTGTGCCAAAGCCGATCATCACGGAAGCGTCGGGGGGAATTACGCTCGCCAATGTGGCGGCGTACGGCGCGACCGGAGTCGACTACATTTCGCTCGGATGTTTAACCCATTCCGCCCCGGTGCTCGATATGAGTTTCAATTTGCGATAA
- the safA gene encoding SafA/ExsA family spore coat assembly protein, with amino-acid sequence MKIHIVQKGDTLWKIAQKYGVDFEQLKKINGHLSDPNMIMPGMKIKVPTAGVPVKKETKALVSPKKMHVKEHPYAEAKPFVSFHIDTELDTAVAPAPEGEAAVNEPAGEAPKAVVKKTPKAVVKETPKAPEKKAENVPVNEAPNVPVNEMPNVSVNETPNVPINEAPKAVEKEAPKAAPKAVVNEAPNVPVNETPNAPINEAPKAPAGEAPKAAMNETPKAVEKKAPKATAQEAPKTPKAEAKEGAKAKGASVPPLVHTIPPVAPPPQLSFAQSLANVPPIPPKPSNILPNMMKEEDNESPAEWKGEPAAESEDAPPLPNIPYVPVAPPTIPIFGTDQGCTPVPPVWPGSGFYAPPLPIMPTSYPPSSAPSAVGKSGESPENGSAPFPGIHESSSESLEPPFSGPGVAAPFVPSAGGVLPPPGAATPVYAPPAAHPSPVGYPPFGYAPAYAPPPYYYGGYALPAPYGYAPQSAPPLPWPGVVYPTSPAGYSPPSYPPSSAPPVAGPRLFSEPPDEESGHGEEQ; translated from the coding sequence GTGAAAATCCATATTGTCCAAAAGGGCGACACCCTTTGGAAAATCGCCCAAAAATATGGAGTGGATTTTGAACAATTGAAAAAAATAAATGGGCATTTGAGCGACCCGAATATGATTATGCCTGGAATGAAAATCAAAGTGCCGACAGCAGGGGTGCCGGTCAAAAAAGAGACGAAGGCGCTTGTGTCACCCAAAAAAATGCACGTAAAAGAGCACCCGTACGCGGAGGCGAAACCGTTCGTCTCATTCCACATTGATACCGAGCTTGACACTGCTGTCGCCCCTGCTCCGGAAGGCGAGGCAGCGGTAAACGAACCGGCGGGTGAGGCGCCGAAAGCAGTGGTAAAGAAAACGCCCAAAGCAGTCGTAAAGGAAACACCGAAAGCGCCGGAGAAGAAGGCGGAGAATGTGCCAGTGAATGAAGCGCCAAACGTGCCGGTGAACGAAATGCCAAATGTATCAGTGAATGAAACGCCAAATGTGCCCATCAATGAAGCGCCAAAGGCCGTCGAGAAGGAAGCGCCAAAAGCGGCACCAAAAGCAGTGGTGAATGAAGCGCCGAACGTACCGGTGAACGAAACGCCGAATGCGCCCATCAATGAAGCGCCAAAGGCACCGGCGGGTGAGGCGCCGAAAGCGGCGATGAACGAAACGCCAAAGGCTGTCGAGAAAAAAGCGCCAAAAGCAACGGCACAAGAAGCACCAAAAACGCCGAAAGCGGAGGCAAAAGAAGGGGCAAAAGCGAAAGGCGCCTCTGTGCCGCCGCTTGTGCATACGATTCCGCCGGTGGCCCCGCCTCCTCAACTTTCGTTCGCTCAATCGCTGGCCAACGTGCCGCCGATTCCGCCGAAGCCGAGCAATATTTTGCCCAACATGATGAAAGAGGAGGACAATGAAAGCCCAGCTGAATGGAAAGGGGAACCGGCGGCTGAGAGCGAAGACGCGCCGCCGCTGCCGAACATTCCATACGTTCCTGTCGCCCCGCCGACGATCCCAATATTTGGCACTGACCAAGGATGTACGCCAGTGCCGCCAGTTTGGCCGGGGAGCGGTTTTTACGCGCCGCCGCTGCCGATCATGCCGACGTCCTATCCGCCATCGTCTGCGCCGTCGGCCGTTGGGAAAAGCGGTGAAAGTCCGGAAAACGGTTCGGCGCCGTTTCCCGGCATTCACGAAAGCAGCAGTGAATCATTAGAGCCGCCGTTTTCTGGGCCTGGGGTTGCCGCCCCGTTTGTCCCGTCCGCAGGGGGCGTTCTCCCGCCGCCCGGCGCTGCAACGCCAGTTTATGCGCCGCCTGCGGCGCACCCCTCGCCTGTCGGCTATCCGCCTTTTGGGTATGCACCGGCCTATGCGCCGCCCCCGTACTATTATGGAGGGTACGCCCTGCCGGCTCCATACGGATATGCGCCGCAGTCAGCGCCGCCGCTTCCGTGGCCAGGCGTCGTTTATCCGACAAGTCCAGCGGGATACTCGCCGCCATCCTACCCGCCATCATCCGCCCCGCCGGTCGCCGGCCCCCGTTTGTTTAGCGAACCGCCGGATGAGGAGAGCGGGCATGGCGAGGAACAATAA